In Nematostella vectensis chromosome 2, jaNemVect1.1, whole genome shotgun sequence, one genomic interval encodes:
- the LOC116604501 gene encoding protein BTN1, with amino-acid sequence MESLLTWYNSWRNVLCFLIFGIQSVFYLRVLSVAAQDILMGSTLPTSSVILSMSTLELVGKLTVPWIIYRIPFKVSFVIGLVISTGSVVVVVMMESVLLRVGGTMLIGGALAWNMSLFLAMAARYRDISELTQVTSALETGINSGSMLAAVSYTGLTTSECIAPRVAIAGTLVFSAVYIFFFLNLHAENTNEKQDSEARYQKLEDPGKPNDKTCCGKKSKIFLKVLPICLYLFVGFFAFFFTHFSVLTTLAFPSAPFAPSSHFKMYTVAFGVSRFLGGSELLVVSRLCPKFLPFARVHRIWVLSLIDFAHAIFFIFAAWYRFIPNVWIVLSLCVVHGFISGSIMVNGALEAADLFEDSVDKGIAMSMIQWGITAGIIAASIVGLFAEPVFKSHCQQEMLLAEYCITRENYTIGWSHPKC; translated from the exons ATGGAGTCCCTGCTTACATGGTACAACAGTTGGAGAAATGTTCTTTGCTTTCTGATCTTCGGCATACAAAGTGTGTTCTACCTGCGAGTGCTCTCTGTCGCTGCCCAAGACATCTTGATGGGTAGCACGCTACCGACCAGCTCGGTGATCCTCAGCATGTCCACGCTTGAGCTCGTCGGCAAGCTCACAGTACCGTGGATCATCTACCGAATACCCTTTAAAGTCTCATTTGTCATTGGTCTAGTCATCTCCACCGGCTCTGTGGTTGTTGTAGTCATGATGGAATCGGTTCTCTTGAGGGTTGGGGGCACTATGTTAATTGGAGGCGCGCTTGCTTGGAACATGAGTCTGTTTCTGGCAATGGCCGCACGATATCGTGACATCTCAGAGCTGACCCAGGTTACGAGTGCCTTAGAGACTGGGATAAATTCCGGCTCGATGCTGGCAGCAGTATCATACACAG GTCTGACTACTTCTGAGTGTATCGCTCCCCGAGTCGCTATAGCCGGGACTCTCGTGTTCAGCGCCGTCTACATCTTCTTTTTCCTCAACTTACACGCAGAG AACACCAACGAAAAACAGGATTCAGAAGCTCGGTATCAGAAACTAGAAGACCCCGGCAAGCCTAATGACAAAACCTGCTGTGGTAAAAAATCAAAGATATTTCTCAAGGTTTTACCGATCTGCTTATACCTGTTTGTCGGCttctttgctttctttttcACGCATTTCTCGGTGCTTACAACCCTTGCTTTCCCTAGCGCACCATTCGCACCATCCAGTCATTTTAAGATGTACACGGTAGCTTTTGGGGTGTCGCGTTTTCTGGGCGGATCGGAGCTACTTGTAGTGTCTAGGTTATGTCCTAAGTTCCTGCCCTTCGCTCGTGTTCATCGAATATGGGTGCTTTCTTTGATTGATTTCGCGCATGCTATATTCTTTATCTTTGCTGCTTGGTATCGGTTTATCCCAAATGTCTGGATAGTCTTGTCTCTCTGTGTTGTTCACGGTTTTATCAGTGGGTCTATCATGGTCAACGGAGCATTAGAAGCTGCTGACCTTTTCGAAGATTCTGTCGACAAGGGCATAGCAATGAGCATGATCCAATGGGGTATCACGGCTGGAATAATTGCAGCAAGTATCGTGGGCTTATTCGCTGAGCCTGTATTTAAAAGCCATTGCCAGCAAGAGATGTTGCTTGCGGAGTATTGCATCACAAGAGAGAACTACACCATAGG GTGGAGCCACCCAAAATGTTAG